Proteins encoded together in one Pontiella desulfatans window:
- a CDS encoding Gfo/Idh/MocA family protein, producing MNTSRKNFMISSAVAAMSAPMVGTAGLFGKGRRNMCGYGALPLEKVRVGIIGVGSRGKGAVKRLANIQDVEIVALCDLGEAEVNLSQQTLEKAGRPAAKAYFGSEEIWKELVALDLDLVYIATPWRWHTPMAVHAMKNGKHAATEVPAATTLDECWELVETSEKTGKHCMMLENTCYDFFEMQTLNMVRQGLFGELTHAEGAYIHALCHLITNEKNGYQGQWRFNQNNTKNGNLYPTHGLGPISQCMEINRGNRFSHLVSMSSQEAAFSEWSRAHGKDKYANLEHYRGDMNTTTIKCARGETIMLQHDVSTPRPYSRIHLLQGSKGVARKYPEPRIFIDRGGKAKRHPWFNEDQMKELEEKYEHPLCRTMGEIARKVGGHGGMDFIMDYRLIYCLKHGMSLDQDVYDAAAWSSIFPLSIDSVAKNGRTVDVPDFTRGNWKSNAPLGIVNVDPSKLPVVGS from the coding sequence ATGAATACTAGCCGAAAGAATTTTATGATCTCATCCGCCGTTGCGGCCATGTCTGCCCCCATGGTTGGAACAGCAGGTTTGTTTGGCAAGGGTCGCCGAAACATGTGCGGCTACGGGGCACTCCCGCTGGAAAAGGTTCGCGTGGGCATCATTGGCGTGGGATCGCGTGGCAAGGGCGCGGTCAAGCGGCTCGCGAACATCCAGGATGTGGAAATCGTTGCGCTGTGCGACTTGGGAGAGGCGGAGGTGAATCTTTCACAGCAAACTCTGGAAAAAGCGGGACGTCCCGCGGCGAAGGCTTATTTTGGTTCCGAGGAGATTTGGAAGGAACTGGTGGCGCTCGATCTCGATCTGGTCTACATCGCGACGCCGTGGCGCTGGCACACGCCGATGGCGGTCCATGCCATGAAGAACGGAAAGCACGCCGCCACCGAGGTGCCCGCCGCCACGACATTGGACGAATGCTGGGAGCTGGTGGAAACCTCCGAGAAAACCGGCAAGCACTGCATGATGCTCGAAAACACCTGCTACGACTTTTTCGAAATGCAGACGCTCAACATGGTGCGGCAGGGGCTTTTTGGCGAGCTGACCCATGCGGAAGGCGCGTACATTCATGCCTTGTGCCATCTTATCACGAACGAAAAAAATGGATATCAGGGCCAATGGCGCTTCAACCAGAACAACACAAAAAACGGAAACCTCTATCCGACCCACGGGCTGGGGCCGATATCGCAGTGCATGGAGATCAACCGGGGCAACCGCTTCTCGCATCTGGTTTCGATGTCCAGCCAGGAAGCGGCCTTCTCGGAATGGTCGAGGGCGCACGGCAAGGATAAATATGCCAACCTCGAGCACTATCGCGGCGACATGAACACCACCACCATCAAATGCGCCCGGGGCGAGACGATCATGCTGCAGCACGATGTCAGCACGCCGCGCCCTTACAGCCGCATCCATCTGCTGCAGGGCAGCAAAGGCGTCGCGCGCAAATATCCAGAACCCCGGATCTTCATTGACCGGGGCGGGAAGGCGAAACGGCACCCCTGGTTCAACGAGGATCAAATGAAAGAGCTGGAGGAAAAGTACGAGCATCCGCTCTGCCGCACCATGGGCGAAATCGCCCGCAAGGTCGGCGGGCACGGCGGCATGGACTTCATCATGGACTACCGCTTGATCTACTGCCTCAAGCACGGCATGTCGCTCGACCAGGATGTCTACGACGCCGCCGCATGGAGCAGCATTTTCCCGCTGAGCATCGATTCTGTCGCCAAAAATGGCCGCACAGTCGACGTGCCGGACTTTACCCGCGGCAATTGGAAAAGCAACGCGCCGTTGGGCATCGTGAACGTCGATCCGTCCAAACTGCCCGTGGTTGGAAGCTAG
- a CDS encoding arylsulfatase has protein sequence MKNRRNFIVSAAAALAAAPALAGTKGPSLPNIVLVMADDLGWKELGSYGQTKIRTPHLDQMAEEGMRFTQFYTGAPVCGPARCNLMTGKHGGHAYIRNNGEIKEHEYQLNGATIYGGQTPLAAEETTIAEILKARGYKTGCFGKWGLGAAGTTGDPLKKGFDRFYGFNCQRHAHNLYPKYLDNDGKPEFLEGNTRGLTGETYGPQRIADEMLEFVEENHEQPFFVYYPTVLPHLALQAPQADIDAYLGEWEETPYTGKRYLPHPTPRACYAAMISFMDKQVGRLFAQLKELGIDDNTLVIFTSDNGATFLDQVDYEFFDSVGELRGLKGSVYEGGVREPFIARWPGRIPKNAVSDHIGIHYDMLATLAEVAGAEVPENTDGISILPELFGKGGKQKKHDFLLWDFAGYKGQIAVRMGDWKGIRKGVAKNPDAPLELYNLKADLSEAINVAAQHPEIVGKIESIILRERDQPELERFRFGNYRD, from the coding sequence ATGAAAAACCGCCGCAACTTTATCGTTTCCGCGGCCGCCGCCCTCGCGGCGGCTCCGGCTCTTGCCGGCACCAAGGGGCCGAGCCTTCCAAACATTGTCCTGGTGATGGCCGACGACCTCGGTTGGAAGGAGCTCGGCAGCTATGGGCAGACAAAAATCCGCACGCCGCATCTCGACCAAATGGCGGAGGAAGGCATGCGCTTTACGCAGTTCTACACCGGCGCGCCGGTCTGCGGCCCCGCCCGGTGCAACCTGATGACCGGCAAGCACGGCGGCCATGCCTACATCCGCAACAACGGCGAAATCAAGGAGCACGAGTATCAACTGAACGGCGCGACGATCTATGGCGGCCAGACGCCCTTGGCCGCCGAGGAAACCACCATTGCGGAAATCCTTAAGGCCAGGGGATACAAGACCGGCTGCTTCGGCAAGTGGGGGCTTGGCGCGGCGGGAACCACCGGCGATCCGCTCAAGAAAGGCTTCGACCGTTTCTACGGCTTCAACTGCCAGCGCCATGCGCACAACCTCTATCCAAAATATTTGGACAACGACGGCAAGCCCGAGTTCCTCGAAGGCAACACGCGCGGCCTCACCGGCGAAACCTACGGCCCGCAACGGATTGCCGATGAAATGCTGGAGTTTGTCGAAGAGAACCACGAGCAGCCCTTCTTCGTCTATTATCCGACGGTTCTTCCGCACCTCGCGCTCCAGGCGCCGCAGGCCGACATCGACGCCTATCTCGGGGAGTGGGAGGAAACGCCATACACGGGCAAGCGGTATCTGCCGCATCCGACGCCGCGCGCCTGCTATGCCGCCATGATTTCCTTCATGGACAAGCAGGTGGGGCGCCTCTTTGCGCAGCTGAAAGAGCTGGGGATCGATGACAACACCCTCGTCATATTCACCTCCGACAATGGCGCGACCTTTCTTGATCAGGTGGACTACGAATTCTTCGACAGCGTCGGCGAACTGCGAGGATTGAAGGGCTCCGTCTACGAGGGCGGGGTACGCGAACCGTTCATCGCCCGCTGGCCGGGGCGGATCCCGAAGAATGCCGTCTCCGACCACATCGGCATCCACTACGACATGCTCGCCACGCTGGCGGAAGTGGCCGGGGCGGAAGTGCCGGAAAACACCGACGGCATCAGCATTCTCCCCGAACTGTTCGGCAAGGGCGGGAAGCAGAAGAAGCATGATTTCCTGCTCTGGGATTTCGCTGGCTACAAAGGTCAAATCGCCGTGCGCATGGGCGACTGGAAAGGCATCAGGAAAGGGGTTGCGAAAAACCCGGATGCCCCGCTGGAACTGTACAACCTGAAGGCCGATCTTTCGGAGGCCATCAATGTGGCCGCCCAGCATCCGGAAATCGTGGGAAAAATCGAGTCGATCATCCTACGGGAACGCGACCAGCCGGAGCTCGAACGGTTCCGGTTTGGCAACTACCGTGATTAG
- a CDS encoding metallophosphoesterase family protein — MRRMVWAMMALVVGMACGAQAAPKKNKATKRAVELDVPRDQVIAAALYTVHGNTLKLNAQLFPLKPGEPRDVRLEIKEPTGWEEIQRVKVCENEYGNASKDRSWTALFRVVDWDDTRDVRYRVAHGKDAFFEGTIRRNPVDKEEIVVAGFTGNSIKDIHGGDISRQDLVDNVKKANADLLFFSGDQVYDHTKHYEYWLKFCLDFSEILKDRPTVSIPDDHDVGQPNMWGEGGKVSTAFGAADGGYRMAAEYVIEVERAQTANLPDPYDPTPIGQGIGVYYTDLSWGRISFAILEDRKFKTGPLGAGAGVGTRQDRADHVKTPDFDVKKIDKPGLSLLGERQLKFLDAWGQDWDGADFKVALSQTIFCGGAHIHGKVGGRLYGDLDSNGWPQTGRNNAVKALRKAHAFHYAGDQHLATVFQHGVEEFGDANYSFCVPSIANLYLRWWEPEEPGGNRKPGQDPIFGEHLDTFGNHVTCHAVANPSKEPNGGDKLTTRAAGFGLVRFNKKTRKITMECWPRNTDISDPANKPYPGWPITIDQTDNYGRKAVAHLPTLKIKGAKNPVVKVIDEGTGEWVYALRINGDTFQPKVFKKGTYTVEVDGKILRGLEARQLNDPEVVEIEPIHKAM, encoded by the coding sequence ATGAGAAGAATGGTTTGGGCCATGATGGCATTGGTTGTCGGGATGGCGTGTGGGGCGCAGGCGGCGCCGAAGAAAAACAAAGCAACGAAACGGGCGGTCGAGCTCGATGTTCCGCGCGACCAGGTGATCGCGGCGGCGCTCTACACGGTTCATGGTAATACGCTCAAGTTGAACGCGCAGCTCTTTCCGCTCAAGCCGGGCGAACCGCGCGATGTGCGTTTGGAAATAAAGGAGCCAACGGGCTGGGAGGAAATCCAGCGGGTCAAGGTTTGCGAAAACGAATATGGAAACGCGAGCAAGGATCGGAGCTGGACGGCGCTCTTCCGGGTAGTGGACTGGGACGACACCCGGGATGTCCGCTACCGCGTTGCGCATGGAAAGGATGCCTTTTTCGAAGGAACCATCCGCAGGAATCCGGTCGACAAGGAAGAGATCGTCGTGGCGGGCTTTACCGGCAATTCGATCAAGGATATTCATGGCGGGGATATTTCCCGCCAGGATCTGGTCGATAATGTCAAGAAGGCCAATGCCGACCTGCTGTTTTTTTCCGGCGACCAGGTCTACGACCATACCAAGCATTATGAGTATTGGCTGAAATTCTGCCTCGATTTTTCCGAGATCCTGAAAGACCGCCCAACCGTTTCCATCCCCGATGACCACGATGTGGGCCAGCCGAACATGTGGGGCGAAGGCGGCAAGGTTTCAACCGCGTTCGGCGCGGCAGATGGCGGCTACCGGATGGCCGCTGAATATGTCATTGAAGTCGAACGCGCGCAGACGGCCAACCTGCCGGATCCATACGATCCCACCCCGATCGGGCAGGGGATCGGCGTCTACTACACCGACCTCAGCTGGGGGCGCATCAGCTTTGCGATTCTTGAAGACCGCAAGTTTAAGACGGGGCCGCTGGGCGCCGGCGCCGGAGTGGGAACGCGGCAGGATCGAGCCGACCATGTCAAGACGCCGGACTTCGATGTGAAGAAGATCGACAAACCCGGTCTGTCGCTGCTCGGCGAACGCCAACTGAAGTTCCTCGATGCATGGGGGCAGGACTGGGACGGGGCGGACTTCAAGGTCGCCTTGTCGCAAACCATTTTCTGCGGCGGCGCGCATATCCATGGAAAGGTGGGCGGGCGCCTCTATGGCGATCTCGACTCCAATGGCTGGCCGCAGACCGGGCGCAACAATGCGGTCAAGGCGCTGCGCAAGGCCCATGCCTTCCACTATGCCGGGGATCAGCATCTGGCCACCGTATTCCAGCATGGCGTCGAGGAATTCGGCGATGCCAACTATTCCTTCTGCGTGCCTTCCATCGCCAACCTCTACCTGCGCTGGTGGGAGCCGGAGGAACCCGGCGGAAACCGCAAGCCGGGGCAGGATCCGATCTTCGGCGAGCACCTCGACACGTTTGGCAACCACGTCACCTGCCACGCCGTGGCCAACCCGTCCAAGGAACCGAACGGCGGCGACAAGCTTACGACCCGCGCGGCCGGCTTTGGCCTGGTGCGCTTCAACAAGAAGACCCGCAAAATCACGATGGAATGCTGGCCGCGCAATACCGACATTTCCGATCCCGCGAACAAGCCCTATCCCGGTTGGCCCATCACCATCGACCAAACCGACAACTATGGACGCAAGGCGGTCGCCCATTTGCCCACCCTGAAAATCAAGGGGGCGAAGAATCCGGTTGTCAAAGTCATTGATGAAGGCACCGGCGAGTGGGTCTATGCCCTGCGCATCAACGGCGACACGTTCCAGCCCAAGGTGTTCAAGAAGGGAACCTACACGGTTGAGGTCGATGGCAAGATCCTCCGGGGCTTGGAAGCCCGGCAACTGAACGACCCGGAAGTGGTTGAGATTGAACCGATCCACAAGGCCATGTAA